The genomic DNA CATTATTATTTTTAGCTTGAAAATCTTGCCAAGTAAAATCACTGTCTTTGGCCTCAGGTGCATTAACACATAGCACATACCGCAACACATCTTGTTGACCTTTAAAATTCTCTAAGTATTCATGCAGCCATACAGCATGGTTACGAGAAGTAGATATCTTTCCTCCTGCTAGGTTCATAAATTCATTGGCAGGGACTTGTTCTGGTAAAATATAGCCCTCATGTGCTTGAAGCATTACTGGGAAAATAATGCAATGAAATACAATATTATCTTTACCCACAAAATGCACTAGCTTGGTGGTTGAATCTTTCCAAAAGGGTTCCCAATTTTGGTTATTTTCAATTGCCCATTCTTTAGTAGCACTGATATAGCCGATAGGTGCATCAAACCACACATATAGCACTTTATGGTAAGCTTCTGGTAACGGCACAGGAACTCCCCAGTCTAAATCACGGGTTACAGCACGAGGCTGTAAACCTTGCTCGAGCCAAGATTTGCATTGTCCATATACATTAGATTTCCAATCTGTATGGGTTTCTAAAATCCAATGTTTAAGCCAGTTCTCATATTTATCTAGTGGAAGATACCAGTGTTTAGTGGCTTTTAATATAGGTGTTTCACCACTTAAGGCAGAACGTGGGTCAATTAATTCTTCTGGACTCAAGGTAGTGCCGCAAACCTCACATTGGTCACCATAGGCATCGGTATAACCACATTTGGGACAAGTACCACGTATATACCGGTCTGCTAAAAATTGATGGCTAGCAGGGTCATAATATTGCTCAGTTTCTTTAGCAATTAAAATTCCTTTATTGTAAAGTGTAGTAAAAAAGTCAGAGGCTGTTTGGTGATGTACTTCAGAAGACGTCCTAGAAAATATATCAAAGCTAATGCCTAAGTCTTGTAAATTCTGCTTATTTAAGTGATGGTATTTATCTACGATCTGCTGAGGGGTAATACCTTCTTGCTGAGCACGAATAGTTATAGGAACGCCATGCTCATCAGAACCACTAATAAAAATTACCTCCTTCTTTTTACTACGTAGATACCGCGCATAGATGTCTGCAGGAATATAAACTCCTGCTAAATGCCCAATATGGATGGGGCCATTGGCATACGGCAGTGCAGCTGTAATGGTATATCGATTAGGGTTTGCCTGCTGGGACATATATTGAAATTAGTACGGTTAAAATAAGTATAATAAAATATTGTTCTCTTTACGCTTGTAAGAGACAGCTCATACTTTACTAGTAAATAATAGCTTATAGTTAGAACATTAGGGGCAAATATATGTTTAAAAACATCAATATGCATATGTTCA from Candidatus Amoebophilus asiaticus 5a2 includes the following:
- the metG gene encoding methionine--tRNA ligase, with amino-acid sequence MSQQANPNRYTITAALPYANGPIHIGHLAGVYIPADIYARYLRSKKKEVIFISGSDEHGVPITIRAQQEGITPQQIVDKYHHLNKQNLQDLGISFDIFSRTSSEVHHQTASDFFTTLYNKGILIAKETEQYYDPASHQFLADRYIRGTCPKCGYTDAYGDQCEVCGTTLSPEELIDPRSALSGETPILKATKHWYLPLDKYENWLKHWILETHTDWKSNVYGQCKSWLEQGLQPRAVTRDLDWGVPVPLPEAYHKVLYVWFDAPIGYISATKEWAIENNQNWEPFWKDSTTKLVHFVGKDNIVFHCIIFPVMLQAHEGYILPEQVPANEFMNLAGGKISTSRNHAVWLHEYLENFKGQQDVLRYVLCVNAPEAKDSDFTWQDFQAKNNNELVATLGNFVNRTLVLIQKYYAGIVPEMTSLIHTDQAIIIQMQEAADSIGQSIEKYRFKEAIQKWMDLARAGNKYLADTAPWHLIKTMPEQVQTILNISLQLTAHIAILGAPFLPFTSQKLSQMLLLDNLDWDNAGSMEIIKPGTLLPAPTLLFERIENEKIVQEQSH